In the Brevinematia bacterium genome, TTTATCCATCTATACGCATCTCCTCTAGCTTTACCAACCCCAGGAATAAACGGAAGAATACTAATCAAAATTCCAAAAAGTAAAATAAACTTCACAAACTTACCATAAACAGAAGTGTCTATCCTAGAGAATACCAGCATAGCAACTATACCCACCACTACCCACAAAAACTGTCTACCAAAAAGAACAAACGGGTTTCCAAACTTATGCAAGGACAAAGAGTAAGTTGTAGAGAGAACGAAAGCTAACCCTATCACTATGAGTGAAAAAACTGAGATCATCACCATCTGGATGTAAAACTTTGCCTTCCTACAAGAAAGCTCCCTATCTTTTCTACCATCAGAAAGACAATAGACAGTATCTCTAAGAAGTTCTTTCCTAAGAAAAGAATCCATATAAAAAGATATTCGGAAACCGAAAAGTTTTCTAGATCTTTTTCAACACAACGTAGTAAGGGATATCGGTTGAGAAAGTGATCATAGGGATTTTGCTTGAGAATGAAGATATGTATATCTGCTCAAGGAATGAGGACAGTGCCTGAATATACTTCTTCTGAGCCTCCTTTGCTTGAACAAGCTTTCTCACGTTACTCTCAGGTTCAACAAGCTCCACAAAATCACCATCTATGAAAGAAATCTCTTCCGCTGAAAGCACTTGAAACAAAACAATATCTCTCTTAGGAAATAGCTTTCTAAGCACTGAAATCTCTCCAGCAGAAATAAACAGAAAATCCGAAATCACGAGTAGGTTTGAATTACTACCCATATAGCTAGGAAGCTTCCTTAAAACCTCTGAGAAGTTTGTAATACCACCACACCTCATCTCCCTTAGCAATAAATCAAACTTCTGAAAGTTCTTCTCACTAAAGACAAATGTCTCATAAATGTTACTGTCAAAAGTAGAAAATACAACTTTGTATCCCTCAGTAACAAGCTTGTAAGCTACTATACTCACAAGATACTTTGAATACTCAAGCTTCAAAATCTTCTTACCAGCTAACATTGATTTTGATATATCAAAAAGTATCAAAACTTCGTTACTTATATCCGTTGAAAAAACCTTGGTATACAGTTTACCCATCTTAGCATAGAG is a window encoding:
- a CDS encoding DUF58 domain-containing protein, with the translated sequence MYLEKVAIDYLKGVNIARIFKKYFISENTNKSINIKGSNNEFLEHREYYYSDELKNVNWKLYAKMGKLYTKVFSTDISNEVLILFDISKSMLAGKKILKLEYSKYLVSIVAYKLVTEGYKVVFSTFDSNIYETFVFSEKNFQKFDLLLREMRCGGITNFSEVLRKLPSYMGSNSNLLVISDFLFISAGEISVLRKLFPKRDIVLFQVLSAEEISFIDGDFVELVEPESNVRKLVQAKEAQKKYIQALSSFLEQIYISSFSSKIPMITFSTDIPYYVVLKKI